The Saccopteryx leptura isolate mSacLep1 chromosome 2, mSacLep1_pri_phased_curated, whole genome shotgun sequence genome has a window encoding:
- the DYRK3 gene encoding dual specificity tyrosine-phosphorylation-regulated kinase 3, translating to MGGTARGPGRKDAGPPGAGLPPQQRRLGDGVYDTFMMVDETKCPPCSNVLCNPSEPTLPRRLNITTEQLTRDHTQGFLNGGEIKVEQLFQEFGNRRSDTFQSDGVSDSEKCSPTVSQGKSSDSLPTVKSSGSPKVSKAVPLTPEQALKQYKHQLTAYEKLEIASYPEIYFVGPNAKKRHGVLGGPNNGGYDDAEGAYIHVPRDHLAYRYEVLKIIGKGSFGQVARVYDHKLRQYVALKMVRNEKRFHRQAAEEIRILEHLRKQDKTGSMNVIHMLESFTFRNHVCMTFELLSIDLYELIKKNKFQGFSVQLVRKFAQSILQSLDALHKNKIIHCDLKPENILLKHHGRSATKVIDFGSSCFEYQKLYTYIQSRFYRAPEVILGGRYSTPIDIWSFGCILAELLTGQPLFPGEDEGDQLACIMELLGMPPPKLLEQSKRAKYFINSKGLPRYCSVTTQADGRVVLVGGRSRRGKKRGPPGSKDWVTALKGCDDYLFIEFLKRCLHWDPSARLTPAQALRHPWISKSVPRLLTIEKGSGKRVVNPVNAFQGLGSKLPPVVGIANKLKANLMSETNGGIPLCSVLPKLIS from the exons ATGGGAGGCACGGCTCGCGGGCCGGGACGGAAGGATGCGGGGCCGCCCGGAGCCGGACTCCCGCCCCAGCAGCGAAG ATTGGGGGATGGTGTCTATGATACCTTCATGATGGTAGATGAAACCAAATGTCCACCCTGTTCGAATGTTCTCTGCAATCCTTCTGAACCAACTCTACCTAGAAGACTAAAT atCACCACTGAGCAGTTAACAAGAGATCATACTCAGGGCTTTCTGAATGGAGGCGAAATTAAGGTAGAACAGCTGTTTCAAGAATTTGGCAACAGAAGATCTGATACTTTTCAGTCAGATGGCGTCAGTGACTCTGAAAAATGCTCTCCTACTGTTTCTCAGGGTAAAAGCTCAGATAGTTTGCCTACGGTAAAATCCAGTGGTTCACCCAAAGTGTCCAAAGCTGTGCCTCTGACTCCAGAGCAAGCACTAAAGCAGTACAAACACCAACTCACTGCTTATGAGAAGCTGGAAATCGCCAGTTACCCAGAAATCTACTTTGTGGGTCCAAATGCCAAAAAAAGACATGGAGTTCTTGGTGGTCCAAATAATGGGGGGTATGATGATGCAGAAGGGGCTTATATTCATGTACCTCGAGACCATCTAGCTTATCGATATGAGGTGCTTAAAATTATTGGCAAGGGAAGTTTTGGGCAGGTCGCCCGGGTCTATGATCACAAACTCCGACAGTACGTGGCCCTGAAGATGGTGCGCAACGAAAAGCGTTTCCACCGTCAAGCCGCTGAGGAGATCCGGATTTTGGAGCACCTGAGGAAGCAGGATAAAACTGGTAGCATGAATGTTATCCACATGCTGGAAAGTTTCACATTCCGGAACCATGTTTGCATGACCTTTGAATTGCTGAGCATAGACCTTTATgagctaattaaaaaaaacaagtttcaGGGTTTTAGCGTCCAGTTAGTACGAAAATTTGCTCAATCCATTTTGCAATCCTTGGATGCTCTCCACAAAAATAAGATCATCCACTGTGACCTGAAGCCAGAAAATATTCTCCTGAAGCACCATGGGCGCAGTGCGACTAAGGTCATTGACTTTGGGTCCAGCTGTTTCGAGTACCAGAAATTGTACACTTATATCCAGTCTCGGTTCTACAGAGCTCCGGAGGTCATCTTAGGAGGCCGCTACAGCACGCCTATCGACATATGGAGTTTTGGTTGCATCCTTGCCGAACTTTTAACAGGACAGCCTCTCTTCCCTGGGGAGGATGAAGGAGACCAGTTGGCCTGTATTATGGAGCTCCTAGGGATGCCGCCACCCAAACTTCTGGAGCAGTCCAAGCGTGCCAAGTACTTCATTAACTCCAAGGGCCTGCCTCGCTACTGCTCTGTGACCACTCAGGCAGATGGGAGGGTTGTGCTTGTGGGGGGTCGCTCACGTAGGGGTAAAAAGCGGGGTCCCCCAGGCAGCAAAGACTGGGTGACAGCACTGAAAGGGTGTGATGACTACTTGTTTATAGAGTTTTTGAAAAGGTGTCTTCATTGGGACCCCTCTGCCCGCCTGACGCCAGCTCAAGCTTTAAGACACCCTTGGATTAGCAAGTCTGTTCCCCGACTTCTCACTATTGAGAAGGGATCAGGAAAACGGGTAGTAAATCCTGTGAATGCTTTCCAGGGACTGGGTTCCAAGCTGCCTCCAGTTGTTGGCATAGCCAATAAGCTTAAAGCTAACTTAATGTCTGAAACCAATGGTGGTATACCTCTGTGCAGTGTGTTGCCAAAATTGATTAGCTGA